The Primulina huaijiensis isolate GDHJ02 unplaced genomic scaffold, ASM1229523v2 scaffold41399, whole genome shotgun sequence DNA window NNNNNNNNNNNNNNNNNNNNNNNNNNNNNNNNNNNNNNNNNNNNNNNNNNNNNNNNNNNNNNNNNNNNNNNNNNNNNNNNNNNNNNNNNNNNNNNNNNNNNNNNNNNNNNNNNNNNNNNNNNNNNNNNNNNNNNNNNNNNNNNNNNNNNNNNNNNNNNNNNNNNNNNNNNNNNNNNNNNNNNNNNNNNNNNNNNNNNNNNNNNNNNNNNNNNNNNNNNNNNNNNNNNNNNNNNNNNNNNNNNNNNNNNNNNNNNNNNNNNNNNNNNNNNNNNNNNNNNNNNNNNNNNNNNNNNNNNNNNNNNNNNNNNNNNNaaaaacacataggatatccatacccgtaggtaagcggtgaatccccgactacaatgcatcgactcctatatgtttcgacagaacacccaaccttgccacctgatgaccccatgagagtcggtaaacaagtcaaagtgtaattctagcacatagagtctcaatgttgtcccgggtcataaggactaatggtgtacaaccataaactaggacttttccactcgataagtgagaaccacttggaaagtcctttaatggagggttgttcagtgcactctaccaggagcacctatctgcatgctcggacatcacaatgtcccctaccaatgaaacatggtactcacatcgcagatactagtctcaaactcgagcggcctatatccttcttagcggcggctgaatcgactaggaactgtttagaatatacagtattccaaatatgagtttcatgatactcatcatacgagcatctcatattctttctactatttgtatattcaaggactttatctatgcaactagcatgggtatacggataaagatgtgccaaaacaataatttcaaatattattaaaataaagattgcttatacatagagtttcattgtgaacactcggccaacacttagctcgacgtgcacctactctaacacttgTATCTCTCGATCCCGGGCATTTCTCAAAGGGATGTGAGAAAAATGCCCAGAGCCACTCCTCTTGTGAGCTTTCTCCTTAGGCCTAACGACCCGGTCTCCTCTAGGTCTCTTCAGGGCTTCTCTTTTTTGATGTTGAGCCTCCTCCatattgatgtatttttctacCCAGGACAAAAGATCTTCGAAGTCCCCGGGCAATTGTTTTGTGAGGGAACGAAAGAAATCCCCTTCCAGCAATCCTTGCGTAAAAGCAGTGGTTTTTGTCTCGGGTCCACAGGCAGGGACATCCAGAGCCACTCGATTAAATCACTTGACGTAAGCTCTCAGAGTTTCGTCTTGGCCCTGCCTTacttcaaaaagactaaaagcaGTTTTTTTGTATTTCTTGCTGCTGCTGAATTGATGCAAGAATACCTTTTGAAAATCCTCGAAACAATGAATGCTCTGTGATGCCAACCCTTCGAACCATCTTTGTGCAGAGTCGACCAGGGTAGTTAAAAATACTTTACACTTGATCTGGTCTCCATAGCAATGTAACATGGCCATATTTTCAAAGCGAGCAAGATGCTCCTCGGGGTTAGAGCTCCCATCATAGTCCTTAATTTTGGCTAATTTAAAGTGCCTGGGAAGTGGTTCTCGGACGATGATGTCGGAAAATGGGCAGCCCTTGACAACTTGAGTATTGTTTTTAGAACCAACTTGCCCCTCCAACACTCTCACCTTCTTCCTTAACTCCTCCAACTCATCTGCCACAGTAGGAGACTTAGATCCTGCACTTGACTCTCTCTCCTCCTCTCTTCTTTCTTCCCCCTGCTCCTCTCGCGTGTGTTCTCGCTCTTGCTCTAGCCGAGTAGAATGATTAGCGAGGGGCTTTCTTGCCAAAGCTGCTTCCACAGCATCAGATACAATTTTAGCCAAGTCCTCGGGTGTCAAGTTAATAGTAGGCCGGGGACCAGTGGGTGGTGGGCCACCTGCACCAGAAAGGTGTGCGTTATTTTCTTCCTGAATTCGAGAAGTGTCTTGGTTCGTCTTTCTGgtatgagccatatcaacgtCTTAGAACTCTACTTCCCACAGACGGCGACAATGATGTAACCCGGGTGAAAGGGGTGACTTGGGTCGGGTACTCTACCGGGTTTGCTATCAATATATCGAGGGAAATATGAGTTGGACGTCCGGACTAAAAACTTCTCTCCTCCATTAATTGGCTTAAGAGATCTGTAAACAAGAAGGTAACCacgtgaatgggcgtcggaggggtgtccggcgtgaccactccgatgcttaagtcagtagGGAACTTAAGCAAGaaaaccaatgtaaccaagtgatggctATGTAATTGGTGCAGAGAGTGGAGagtaaatgaacaataaatgaGAGTATTTAATGTGTCAATAGATAGTAAATGCAAAGAtaaaacctggtatttatagtagaggatgtaatgatgacctcgttctttgTGTTGATCATTAATTATTGTAGGGCGACTGATTGTACCCTATatcctgacatgtcaaatctcatactagtcacatccagtCCACTTAATTTTGTCAACCATTTATATTATTGTCAGAGATAGGTCGGCTGTGCACACCCTACGCAGTCGGCGTCATTAAATGCTGCATTTATATCGAAGTGGCGTGGGCAGAATGCCTTTCGAGAAATTACAGGAGGGCTCGGGCATCCAATAACCCGGGAAAATTATATCTCGGCTGCTCCGATGGCCCGGCCTTTTGACTGGCCTCTTCTTATACACTTCCTGTCAATTCACTCTCAATGTCCCAACCATCCCGAGACTTGGATCTGCCTTCAGGTTGTCACCTTGTCGACTCAAGAGCAATCCATTCCTCTGATCCGAGCACTACCCATATCTCGGCTTGGGACCCGGGTCATCAGGATATCCCGGGCACTATCCATATCTCGGCGTGGGACCCGGGTCATCAGGACATCCTGGGCACTATCCATATCTCGGCTTGGGACCCGGGTCATCAGGACATCCCGAGCACTATTTATGTCCCGGGACATCCCCGGATATCAGCCGAGGACGGAGGACCCgagacgattaaggtgttaaatatttaaaagctaaatttttatttttagttaagaaaataattattttaaataatttaagaattatggaattttaaggtcaaatttaaattaaatggtgGGAGCAAGagaatcatatattttataagggatttttttttttaaaatagatatttttaaatattttaatttgaggcttaataattttgtaaagcttaatgggcctaatttattatttcaaaaactaggcttaattaagcccattaattaagtgattaaagaatcttttattatttttttttaaaaaataaataaataaaaaaatactccTAGACCTACACACACCGACAcctacacgcacacacacattcatGTAACTTTTGAAGTGCGGCGGCCAACATCTAACTCTTGGGCAAggaaagtttttatttttttattcattcgtTCTTCAAATTTAGTCAtcgttcttccttccaacaacgATTACCGGACTTCCGTGCATCTCAAAGTGGGTTTTTGGTGGGGTTTTGACAAGAGAGAAGgatagaaaaaaatagaaatcatcCTCCGTTCGTTACCGATTTTCACTGTTTCGGTATTCGTATTTctagcgttttaaacgcaaggACAcgtttttaaaccttctttttgtaccattcaaatcatattatatttgtttaattatgtttgcattaaaaatataaaatcctccttttattttcgtttttatggcataacgtgaacaaaacttgagtttttgtgtttctaAACTCATGATTATGATGCATAAAGGCACTGCCATGGtagggctatgggaagggacgattttcaacatgtttaagggtccataTAAGCTTGGCTAAGGGCTGGAACAAGTGAGGGCAAGGGCTGAATGAAAATTTGCTTGATAGAGGAAGTTGGGTTCGGTTTTGAGGGTTAGGAAAGAGCAGGCCATGTGCCGCTGTTGGGACATGTTCATGGGTCCTAGTGGggtctagtcatggtcctagatggcTTGTAGGAGGATGGTGCAAGGCTTAGGGCTGTAGCTTGAAGTGTGTTTCGCGTAAGGCTAGGGTTGACGGGTTGAGGGCTGTGGTCATGTGTGGGCTGTAGGGCTTGGTCCAGTAGCTAGTCTAGGGTTCAGTCTAGGTCCTACAATGGTTGGTTAGGGGCTGGACATGATGGTCATGACTTAGGCTTGAAGGAACCCAAGGTTGTGCAAgctaggattttcgaaaatgagcagAATTTTACACCATGGTTCTAGGCT harbors:
- the LOC140969379 gene encoding uncharacterized protein encodes the protein MAHTRKTNQDTSRIQEENNAHLSGAGGPPPTGPRPTINLTPEDLAKIVSDAVEAALARKPLANHSTRLEQEREHTREEQGEERREEERESSAGSKSPTVADELEELRKKVRVLEGQVGSKNNTQVVKGCPFSDIIVREPLPRHFKLAKIKDYDGSSNPEEHLARFENMAMLHCYGDQIKCKVFLTTLVDSAQRWFEGLASQSIHCFEDFQKVFLHQFSSSKKYKKTAFSLFEVRQGQDETLRAYVK